Part of the Kitasatospora sp. NBC_01266 genome, GCGCCAACGGCCCACGGGTCCGGAACAGGTGACGGAGGATCAGCGCCCGGTGGCCTCGGCCCAGCGCTTGAGGGTGTCCTGTGCCTCGCCGGAGTCGATCGCGGCGGCGGTGCGCACCATCGCGGCGGCCAGCTGCTCGACCAGCGGGGCCTCGGTCAGCTCGAGCGCGACCAGCGCCGCCGCCGAGTTCAGCACCACCGCGTCGCGCACCGCGCCGCGCTCCCCGGCCAGCAGCCGCCGGGCCACGTCGGCGTTGTACTCGGCGTCCGCTCCGCGCAGCGCCTCGATGCCGACCAGCTCGATGCCGAGCTCGCGCGGGTCGAGCACGGTCTCGGTGACCGCGCCCTGCCGCACCAGCCAGACCCGCGAGGTGGTGCAGACGGTCAGCTCGTCCAGCCCGTCGTCACCGCGGAAGACCAGCGCGGTGGAGCCGCGCTCGGCCAGCACCCCGGCGATCAGGCCCGCCAGCCGGGTGTCGAAGCAGCCGACCGCGTGCGCGGTGACGTGGGCCGGGTTGGTCAGCGGCCCGAGGATGTTGAAGGCGGTGGCCACCCCGAGGTCGCGGCGGGCCGGGGCGGCGTGCCGCATCGCGGGGTGGAACTTGGCCGCGAAGCAGAAGGTGAGGCCGACCTCCTCGGCCACCTCGGCCACTCGGCGCGCGCTCAGGTCCAGCTTGATCCCGAGCCGCTCCAGCACGTCGGAGGAGCCGCTGGCCGAGGAGGCGGCCCGGTTGCCGTGCTTGACCACCTTGGCGCCGGCCGCCGCCGCGACGATGGCCGACATGGTGGAGATGTTGACGGTCTTGGCCCGGTCGCCGCCGGTGCCGACGATGTCCACCGCCGGCCCGGGGATGTGCAGCGGCTCGGCGTGCGCGTACATCGCCTCGACCAGCCCGGCGACCTCGGCCACCGTCTCGCCCTTGGCCCGCAGCGCCACCATGAATCCGGCCACCTGCACCGGGCTGGCCTCACCGCTCATGATCCGGTCCATCGCCCAGGCGGCGTCCGCCCGGGACAGGTCACCGCCGTCCAGCAGGGTGCTCAGCAGGTCGGGCCAGGTGCGGACCACCTGCGCGGGGTCCGCACCGCCGTTCGCAGGGTTCACATTCACCATGGCCTACTCCAGCTCGCATGCTCGTTACGGAGGGATGCGGCCAGCCTAGCGACCGGCGAAGGGCCGCCACGGCATCCGCGGCGGCCCTTCTCTCCTGCTGAGACGGCCGCCCCGCCCGGGGCGGCCCTCCGTCCAGCCCGGCTGTCAGCGTGCGAGGCTGCGCGCGCCGAGCCGGGCCCGCAGCAGCTTGGCCACCGCCTCGGCGAGCGCGACCGGGTCCACCGGCTGGGAGATCGCCGCGTCCGCCCGGCTCCAGGCGGCCAGCCAGCTGTCCTGCGGCCGGCCGATCAGCACCAGCACCGGCGGGCAGCCGTAGATCTCGTCCTTCACCTGCCGGGCCAGCCCCAGGCCGCCGGCCGGCACCGCCTCGCCGTCGAAGACGCAGAGGTCCACGCCGCCCTTCTCCAGCGCCCGGAGTACGGCCGGCACGGTGGCGCACTCCAGATAGTCGACCTCCGGCAGGTCGGCGGCCGGACGGCGGCCGAGCGCCGAGGTGACCTGCGCCCGGGTGTTGCGGTCATCGCTGTAGACGAGAACGGTGAGCGTCTCGTCACTCGTGTGCGTCGCCATCGACCTGCTCCCATGTGATCCAGACCACGTCCAGCACGGTGGATGCTACTCCCGATCAACCGCCGCGGAGGGCGACTGGCGCGATCTCTTCCGGATCGGCGCGACATCGACGGCGGTATCGACTCCGGGCGAGTCCGGCGTCAGCCCCGGTCCGAAGATCACCCCGGCAGCCACCGGGCCATCACCCGAGCGGGCGAGGACGCGTCACCCTCGGCGGTACAGTCCACTCGGACGGCCCAGAGCGCTACCGCACCCGCACTCCGTCCGCCGTCAGGACGCGCCGCGCGAACGGGTGGTCAGACCGGACGCGCCGTCAGAAAAGTCCGATCGGCGCGACGAAAGCCCTCGTCAGCGGACGCACGCCGGGTACGCACGGCCCGCCGCGCAGCCATCCGGGCATACCGCACGCACCGGACACTCCGAGGGAGACCCCCCGGCGTGAAGACGGAATAAGGGACCGACATAATGTCGGTCGTGGCGACAGCAACAGCAGTAGAAACCGGGCACGCACATGGATCGGTCAACCGACCGAACATGACCAGCGTCGGAACCATCGTCTGGCTGAGTTCCGAGCTGATGTTCTTCGCGGCCCTCTTCGCGATGTACTTCACGGCACGATCCGTGATGGGGCCAGGCTTCTGGGCGTCGAAGGCTCATGCCCTCAACGTTCCTTTTTCCTCCGGGAACACCACGATCCTGGTGCTCTCCTCGCTCACCTGTCAGCTCGGCGTCTTCGCCGCCGAGCGCGGTGACGTCAAGAAGCTCCGCACGTGGTTCTCGATCACCTTCGTGATGGGCGCGATCTTCATCGGCGGCCAGATCTACGAGTACACCAACCTGGTGAAGCACGACGGCATCTCGCTGTCGTCCGACCCTTACGGTTCGGTGTTCTACCTCACCACCGGCTTCCACGGGCTCCACGTGACGGGCGGTCTGATCGCCTTCCTGCTGGTGCTGGGGCGGACCTACGCAGCCAAGCGGTTCACGCATGAGCAGGCCACCGCGGCGATCGTCGTGTCGTACTACTGGCACTTCGTCGACGTGGTCTGGATCGGCCTCTTCGCGACCATCTACCTGATCAAGTAACCGATCAGGTCGCTGGCCGCCGGCCGGACCCGTATGCCCTCACCGGCGCCGGGTCCTTTGCCCGTGCCCACGCCAGGCCGATGCTCCGCGCACCGGGCCTCCACCAGCCGACCAGATCCTGATCCTGACACCGGGGTTATTCCGTGAAAAAGCTCTCCGCACGACGGCGCCACCCGCTGGCGGCGCTGGTCGTCCTACTCTTCGCCCTCGCGGCCACCGGGGGGCTGTATGCCGTGTTCGCGCCCGCCGAGGCGGCCAAGGCCGACAGCTCCGCGCAGTCGCTCCAGATCGATGAGGGCAAGCGCCTCTTCGCTGTTGGCTGCTCCTCATGCCACGGCCTGAACGGTGAGGGCAGCTCCACCGGCCCGAGCCTGGCGGGCGTGGGCTCCGCCGCGGTCGACTTCCAGGTCGGCACCGGCCGGATGCCCGCCCAGCAGCCGGGCGCGCAGGTCCTGAAGAAGCCGAACATCTACAGCCAGGACGACATCGACGCGATGGCCGCCTTCGTCGCTTCGCTGGGCCCCGGCCCGGTGACGCCGACCAAGGACCAGTACACGTCGACCGAGACCGACGCCATCTCCAAGGGTGGCGAGCTGTTCCGTACCAACTGCTCGCAGTGCCACAACTTCGCTGGTGCTGGTGGCGCCCTGACGCAGGGCAAGTTCGCGCCTTCGCTGGAGAACGTCGACGCGAAGCACATCTACGAGGCCATGCAGACCGGCCCGCAGAACATGCCCTCCTTCCCCGACACGACCATGCCGGAGAAGCAGAAGCAGGAGATCGTGGCCTTCGTCCGCTACCAGGCGAACGACGCGCCCAACCCCGGCGGTCTCTCGCTCGGCAGCCTCGGTCCCGTGACCGAGGGTCTGTTCGGCTGGATCTTCGGTCTCGGCGTCCTGATCGCCATCGCGATCTGGGTCGCCGCTCACACCACCAAGGCCAAGAAGTCATGAGCCACGACATGTCAGACGACAAGCTGCCGGCGGACACCGCCGAAGGGCACGGCGAGGTAGCCGCTGCCGACAACCCGTTCGCGGACCCGGGCCTGCCGGCCCACGAGGTGCGCCGGACCGACATCGACGAGCGGGCCGCCAAGCGGGCCGAGCGCCACGTGTCGCTGCTCTTCATCGTGTCGATGCTGGCCACGGTCGGCTTCATCGCCAGCTACGTGAGCATCGACCCGGACAAGATCGTCTACATCTTCCCGCTGGGCCACATCAGCGCGATGAACTTCGCGCTCGGTATGACCCTGGGTGTGGCGCTCTTCTGCATCGGCGCCGGCGCCGTGCACTGGGCGCGCACCCTGATGTCGGACGTCGAGCACCCGGCCGAGCGTCACCCGATCGAGGCTGACGACGAGGTCCGCGCGGACGTCATCGAGCAGTTCAAGACCGGTGCCGGCGAGTCCGGCTTCGGCCGCCGCAAGATGATCCGCAACACCCTGATCGGCTCGATGGCGCTGGTCCCGCTCTCCGGCGTGATGCTGCTGCGCGACCTCGGCCCGCTGCCCGAGAAGTCGCTGGACAGCACCGCCTGGAGCGAGGCCACTCCGGCCATGCCGATCCAGCTGATCAACATGAACACCAACGAGCCGATGAAGGCCGAGGACATCGGGATCGGCTCGCTGACCTTCGCCATGCCGGGCCCCTCGGCCCTGCGCCCGAACGGTCTGCAGGAGTCGGACGAAGACTTCCAGCAGCAGATCGCCAAGGACGCCCTGATGCTGATCCGTATCCAGCCGGAGGACATCAAGGACGCCCAGTCGGCCGCCCTGGGCTTCGAGGGCGTGCTCGCCTACTCCAAGATCTGCACCCACGTCGGTTGCCCGATCTCGCTGTACGAGCAGCAGACCCACCACGCGCTCTGCCCCTGCCACCAGTCGACCTTCGACCTGTCGGACGGCGCTCGCGTCATCTTCGGCCCGGCCGGGCACCCGCTCCCGCAGCTGAAGATCTCCACTGACTCCCTGGGCTACCTGGTCGCCACCGGGGACTTCAGTCACCCCGTCGGCCCGAGCTTCTGGGAGCGCAGCGAATGAGTTCCGCGTCCACCAGCGGGAAGCAGGCCGCGCCGGCCAGCACCCGCGCCAAGCCCGCGAACAAGGCGGAAGCCGCCGCGGACTATCTGGACGGCCGGCTGGGGATCTACTCCCTGGCCAAGGCCAACCTGCGCAAGATCTTCCCGGACCACTGGTCCTTCATGCTCGGTGAGATCTGCCTCTACACCTTCATCATCATCATCCTGACCGGTGTCTACCTCACCCTGTTCTTCAAGCCGAGCATGGGCGAGGTCATCTACAACGGCTCGTACGCGCCGCTGAACGGCATCCGGGTCTCGGAGGCCTACGCCTCGACGCTGGACATCAGCTTCGAGGTCCGCGGTGGTCTGCTGATCCGTCAGATCCACCACTGGGCCGCCATCGTCTTCGTCGCCGCGATGTTCGTGCACATGATGCGCGTCTTCTTCACCGGCGCGTTCCGCAAGCCCCGCGAGATCAACTGGGTCTTCGGCTTCCTGCTGCTCTTCCTGGGCTTCTTCGACGGCTTCCTGGGCTACTCGCTCCCCGATGACCTGCTCTCCGGTACCGGTATCCGGTTCATGGAGGGTGCCATCCTGGCCGTCCCGCTGGTCGGTACCTACATCTCGTTCTTCCTGTTCGGCGGGCAGTTCCCGGGTACCGACATCGTGCCGCGGTTCTTCACGATCCACGTGCTGCTGATCCCGGGCATCATGCTCGGCCTGCTGGTGGCGCACCTGATCCTGGTCTTCTACCACAAGCACACCCAGTGGGCGGGCCCGGGCAAGACCGAGAAGAACGTCGTCGGCATGCCGCTCATGCCGGTCTACATGGCCAAGGCCGGTGGCTTCTTCTTCCTGGTCTTCGGCATCATCGCGGCCATGTCGGCGATCGCCTCGGTCAACCCGGTCTGGGCGTACGGCCCGTACCGGCCCGACCAGGTCTCCACCGACGCCCAGCCCGACTGGTACATGGGCTTCGCCGAGGGTCTGATCCGTGTCATGCCGGGCTGGGAGATCCGGGCCTGGGGCCACACCCTGAACCTGGGTGTCTTCATCCCGCTGATGCTCTTCCCGCTGGTGCTGGCCGCGATCGCCGCCTACCCCTTCATCGAGGGCTGGATCACCGGTGACAAGCGCGAGCACCACATCCTGGACCGGCCGCGCAACGCCCCGGTGCGCACCGGGCTCGGTGCCGCGTGGATCAGCCTCTACCTGGTGCTGCTCACCGGTGGTGGCAACGACCTGCTCGCCACGCACTTCCACCTCTCGCTGAACGACATCACCTACTTCGTCCGGGCGGGTTCGTTCATCGTCCCGGTGGTGGTCTTCTTCATCACCAAGCGCTGGTGCCTCGGCCTGCAGCGTCGTGACAAGGAGAAGGTGCTGCACGGCCGCGAGACCGGCGTCATCAAGCGCCTGCCGCACGGTGAGTTCGTCGAGGTGCACGCCCAGCTCCCGCAGGACAAGCTGCACACGCTCACCGCGCACGAGCAGTACGAGCCGCTGGAGCTGCCGGCCGAGGTCGACGAGAACGGTGTCGCCCGCAAGGTCGGCCTGATCACCAAGACCCGGGCCAAGATCTCCGAGGGCATGTTCGGCGAGGGCAACCAGATCCCCAAGCCGACCGCCGAGGAGCACAAGGAGATCACCAGCGGCCACGGCCACCACTGATCTCCGACTCCTGACATCGCGTCAGCCACCTGAGAGCCCCATCCGGCACCGCCGGACGGGGCTCTTGGCATATGCGGGCACAATAGGTGACACCCTGTCAGCCTGTTGGACGAGGACCGAGGAGAACCACCCCGTGCAGGTGAGCATCGACCACGCCGCCGCCACTCCCCCGTACGAGCAGCTGCGCGCGCAGATCTCCGAGCAGGCCAGGACCGGCGTGCTGCCGGCCGGCCTGAAGCTGCCGACCGTCCGGGCGCTGGCCGAGCAGCTGGGCCTGGCGGCCAACACGGTGGCCCGCGCCTACCGCGAGCTGGAGACGGACGGTGTGGTGGAGACGCACGGCCGGCGGGGCACCCTGGTGGCCGCCACCGGGGACACCGCGCACCGCCTGGCCACCGGCGCGGCGAACGAGTACGCGGCCCGGGCCCGGCGCCTGGGCGTCACCCGAGACGAGGCCCTGGCGGCCGTGAGCGGCGCGCTGGACCTCGTCTACGGGAGTGGGCCCGAGTGATCTCCCCGCGGACCCGCTGACGGCCGTTCGGGCCGTTACGGCCCCGCGGCCTCGGGGGCTGTCAGACCTGCGGCCGCAGGGTGGCCGTGGCCGGCCCGGCCGGGGCCGGGCCCTGGGTGTTCACCGTCTTGCCCAGGGCGCTGCCCTTCAGCCAGTCGTCCCAGCTCACGTTCCAGTCCCCGAAGCCGTTGCCGAACGGCTCCATCTCGTGCCCGTGGCTGTTGACCACCTCGACGATGTCGCCCACCCGGGTGTGCTCGTAGAACCACTCGGCGTTCTCGGTGCTCATCCCGGTGCAGCCGTGGCTGACGTTCTCCACCCCCTGCGAGGCCACCGACCAGGGCGCGGCGTGCACGTACTCGCCGCTCCAGGTGACCCGGGTGGCCCACTCGACCTTGAGGTCGTAGGAGTCCTTGCTGCCCTTGGCGATGCCGATGGTCTCGCTGCTCATCTGCACCACCCGCTCCTGGCCGAGCACCACCTTGATGCCGTTACGAGTGTCGAAACCGGGCTTGCCGGTGGTCACCGGCAGCGTGGTGACCACGTCGTCGTTGCGCTTGAAGGTCATCTCGTCGCTGGCCGCGTCCACGATCGCCTCGACCTTGTCACCGGTCTTGAACGCGACCTCGCTCGCCGCCCCGCCGTAGAGGCCGCCCTCGATCTGCTGGCCCTGCGGGTCGTAGTCGAGCTTCACCGTGGCGTTGGCGGGCCAGTAGTCCTTCGGGCGGAAATGCAGGTCCTTGTCGTCCACCCAGTACCAGGCGCCGATCACCGCGGGCTCGGAGACCACGGTCAGCGCGCTCTCCACCTTCTGCCGGGCGGCCTGGTCCTTGACGTCCGCGGAGAGCTTCACGGTGAGCGGTTCGCCGACGCCGTAGGTGTCCTTGCCCAGGTCGGGACCGAGGGCCGCGGTGAGCAGCTGGTCGGCGGCCTTGGTGGTGAAGTCGTCGGTGTACTCACCGCGCCCGCCGTGGCTGTCGGCGGCGGCGATCCGGGCGGCGTAGTGGGTGCCCGGCAGCAACGGGACGGTGCTGTGCCAGCCGTGGCCGTCGGGGTCCAGCGTGCCGGGCAGCCGCTTGCCGTCCGGGCCGCTGAGCATCACGTCGGTGATGCTGTCCCCGCTCGCGGCGGTCACCGTGAACGGCTTGCCTGGCTCGGCGACCGGCGCCGACGAGGTGCGGACCAGGCGGGCGGCGTCGACCACCCGTGGTGGGCCGTCACCGGTCCCGTGGCCGCCGCCCGAGCAGGCCGCGAGCGGCCCGATCACCAGCGGCGTCAGGGCCAGCCAGGCGGACGCCCGCCGACCGGTCCCGGCCTTCCGTCCCCCTACCGAACATCTGCCGGCCACCGGAGCCTCCTGAGGGTTCGGATGATGCATCAGATGGTAGGAACATCTCCGCACCTGGCGGGCCCCGACGCACCCCGCTGCGCCCGGGCGGGTGAAACACGAACAGGCAGGCCCCCTCCGAGGAGGGGGCCTGCCTGGTGCGGGAGCGCGGAACCTACTGGTTCTGGTTCTCGCCGCGGTAGAACTCGAAGACCCAGCCGAACAGGCCGATCGCGATGACCGGAGCGGCCCAGAACATCAGCCACCAGCCGAAGATGACGCTGCAGAACGCCAGCGCTCCACCAATGGCCAGGGAGAGCGGCTGCCAGCTGTGCGGGGCGAAGAAGCCCATCTCGCCGGCGTCGTCGGAGACCTCGGCCTCGGGGTTGTCGCCCGCGCCCAGGTCCACCCGGCGGGCGGTGAAGCCCAGGTAGAAGGCG contains:
- the ctaE gene encoding aa3-type cytochrome oxidase subunit III, with translation MSVVATATAVETGHAHGSVNRPNMTSVGTIVWLSSELMFFAALFAMYFTARSVMGPGFWASKAHALNVPFSSGNTTILVLSSLTCQLGVFAAERGDVKKLRTWFSITFVMGAIFIGGQIYEYTNLVKHDGISLSSDPYGSVFYLTTGFHGLHVTGGLIAFLLVLGRTYAAKRFTHEQATAAIVVSYYWHFVDVVWIGLFATIYLIK
- the qcrA gene encoding cytochrome bc1 complex Rieske iron-sulfur subunit, with the protein product MSHDMSDDKLPADTAEGHGEVAAADNPFADPGLPAHEVRRTDIDERAAKRAERHVSLLFIVSMLATVGFIASYVSIDPDKIVYIFPLGHISAMNFALGMTLGVALFCIGAGAVHWARTLMSDVEHPAERHPIEADDEVRADVIEQFKTGAGESGFGRRKMIRNTLIGSMALVPLSGVMLLRDLGPLPEKSLDSTAWSEATPAMPIQLINMNTNEPMKAEDIGIGSLTFAMPGPSALRPNGLQESDEDFQQQIAKDALMLIRIQPEDIKDAQSAALGFEGVLAYSKICTHVGCPISLYEQQTHHALCPCHQSTFDLSDGARVIFGPAGHPLPQLKISTDSLGYLVATGDFSHPVGPSFWERSE
- the qcrB gene encoding cytochrome bc1 complex cytochrome b subunit, with protein sequence MSSASTSGKQAAPASTRAKPANKAEAAADYLDGRLGIYSLAKANLRKIFPDHWSFMLGEICLYTFIIIILTGVYLTLFFKPSMGEVIYNGSYAPLNGIRVSEAYASTLDISFEVRGGLLIRQIHHWAAIVFVAAMFVHMMRVFFTGAFRKPREINWVFGFLLLFLGFFDGFLGYSLPDDLLSGTGIRFMEGAILAVPLVGTYISFFLFGGQFPGTDIVPRFFTIHVLLIPGIMLGLLVAHLILVFYHKHTQWAGPGKTEKNVVGMPLMPVYMAKAGGFFFLVFGIIAAMSAIASVNPVWAYGPYRPDQVSTDAQPDWYMGFAEGLIRVMPGWEIRAWGHTLNLGVFIPLMLFPLVLAAIAAYPFIEGWITGDKREHHILDRPRNAPVRTGLGAAWISLYLVLLTGGGNDLLATHFHLSLNDITYFVRAGSFIVPVVVFFITKRWCLGLQRRDKEKVLHGRETGVIKRLPHGEFVEVHAQLPQDKLHTLTAHEQYEPLELPAEVDENGVARKVGLITKTRAKISEGMFGEGNQIPKPTAEEHKEITSGHGHH
- the qcrC gene encoding cytochrome bc1 complex diheme cytochrome c subunit, translated to MKKLSARRRHPLAALVVLLFALAATGGLYAVFAPAEAAKADSSAQSLQIDEGKRLFAVGCSSCHGLNGEGSSTGPSLAGVGSAAVDFQVGTGRMPAQQPGAQVLKKPNIYSQDDIDAMAAFVASLGPGPVTPTKDQYTSTETDAISKGGELFRTNCSQCHNFAGAGGALTQGKFAPSLENVDAKHIYEAMQTGPQNMPSFPDTTMPEKQKQEIVAFVRYQANDAPNPGGLSLGSLGPVTEGLFGWIFGLGVLIAIAIWVAAHTTKAKKS
- the trpD gene encoding anthranilate phosphoribosyltransferase, giving the protein MVNVNPANGGADPAQVVRTWPDLLSTLLDGGDLSRADAAWAMDRIMSGEASPVQVAGFMVALRAKGETVAEVAGLVEAMYAHAEPLHIPGPAVDIVGTGGDRAKTVNISTMSAIVAAAAGAKVVKHGNRAASSASGSSDVLERLGIKLDLSARRVAEVAEEVGLTFCFAAKFHPAMRHAAPARRDLGVATAFNILGPLTNPAHVTAHAVGCFDTRLAGLIAGVLAERGSTALVFRGDDGLDELTVCTTSRVWLVRQGAVTETVLDPRELGIELVGIEALRGADAEYNADVARRLLAGERGAVRDAVVLNSAAALVALELTEAPLVEQLAAAMVRTAAAIDSGEAQDTLKRWAEATGR
- a CDS encoding cytochrome c oxidase subunit 4, which encodes MKEQGKIFAGFAVFILIMAVVYGVWTTHSSHGTEAAGTTALFLAFGLCAFIAFYLGFTARRVDLGAGDNPEAEVSDDAGEMGFFAPHSWQPLSLAIGGALAFCSVIFGWWLMFWAAPVIAIGLFGWVFEFYRGENQNQ
- a CDS encoding GntR family transcriptional regulator, translated to MQVSIDHAAATPPYEQLRAQISEQARTGVLPAGLKLPTVRALAEQLGLAANTVARAYRELETDGVVETHGRRGTLVAATGDTAHRLATGAANEYAARARRLGVTRDEALAAVSGALDLVYGSGPE
- a CDS encoding L,D-transpeptidase is translated as MAGRCSVGGRKAGTGRRASAWLALTPLVIGPLAACSGGGHGTGDGPPRVVDAARLVRTSSAPVAEPGKPFTVTAASGDSITDVMLSGPDGKRLPGTLDPDGHGWHSTVPLLPGTHYAARIAAADSHGGRGEYTDDFTTKAADQLLTAALGPDLGKDTYGVGEPLTVKLSADVKDQAARQKVESALTVVSEPAVIGAWYWVDDKDLHFRPKDYWPANATVKLDYDPQGQQIEGGLYGGAASEVAFKTGDKVEAIVDAASDEMTFKRNDDVVTTLPVTTGKPGFDTRNGIKVVLGQERVVQMSSETIGIAKGSKDSYDLKVEWATRVTWSGEYVHAAPWSVASQGVENVSHGCTGMSTENAEWFYEHTRVGDIVEVVNSHGHEMEPFGNGFGDWNVSWDDWLKGSALGKTVNTQGPAPAGPATATLRPQV